A single Xylella taiwanensis DNA region contains:
- a CDS encoding AI-2E family transporter, with translation MTLSPEAEIARFLRRLKWYVLAAGILWMAWLLTPVLIPFALSVFLGWLGDPLVDRIERAGVSRGMAVTSVFLLILLVLVLILMIFVPLIERQVMTLINTLPQMHDWVIRIAIPWIEQKTGSQLRNWLDPEQLIQWMHSNWEQAGGVARGLFGYVSRSGFVMVTWVINLVLLPILSFYFLRDWDKWVERVATAIPRPYTGTVSRLVTEVNEVLGAFIRGQFLVMLALGVIYAVGLSLVGLKLGLLIGLIAGLISFIPYLGAITGVVLALIAVIVQVHGLDLKLLVLVGGVFVVGQLLESYVLTPRIVGDKIGLHPVAVIFSVMAGGQLFGFVGMLLALPVSAVVNVLLRYAHERYIQGEFYRGECLGGVLDQHKRDENRDGGKGSV, from the coding sequence ATGACGCTTTCGCCCGAAGCCGAAATCGCCAGGTTCCTACGTCGATTGAAGTGGTATGTGTTAGCGGCGGGTATCCTTTGGATGGCTTGGTTGCTCACTCCAGTGCTTATCCCATTCGCTCTGTCGGTTTTCCTGGGATGGTTGGGGGATCCGCTGGTGGACAGGATTGAGCGGGCTGGTGTTTCGCGTGGTATGGCTGTTACCTCGGTATTTTTGCTGATACTGCTGGTGCTGGTGCTGATACTGATGATTTTTGTGCCTTTGATCGAGCGCCAAGTGATGACTCTGATCAATACGCTGCCACAGATGCATGATTGGGTGATTCGTATCGCGATTCCCTGGATCGAGCAAAAAACCGGGTCGCAGCTGAGAAATTGGTTAGATCCGGAGCAACTGATCCAATGGATGCACAGTAATTGGGAGCAGGCTGGGGGCGTGGCCCGGGGGCTTTTCGGTTATGTGTCGCGTTCCGGTTTCGTCATGGTGACGTGGGTCATCAACTTGGTATTGTTGCCGATCTTGAGCTTCTATTTTTTGCGTGACTGGGACAAGTGGGTTGAGCGTGTTGCAACCGCCATTCCGCGCCCCTATACCGGTACCGTCAGTCGGTTGGTGACCGAGGTAAATGAGGTGCTTGGTGCTTTCATCCGTGGTCAGTTCCTGGTCATGCTGGCCTTAGGTGTGATCTATGCTGTTGGCTTGTCGCTGGTCGGACTCAAGCTTGGTTTGCTGATTGGCCTGATTGCTGGCCTGATCAGTTTTATCCCGTATTTAGGTGCGATCACTGGTGTGGTACTGGCACTCATTGCTGTCATCGTGCAGGTGCATGGGTTGGATTTGAAGTTGTTGGTTTTGGTCGGTGGAGTATTCGTGGTTGGCCAACTTCTGGAGAGCTACGTGCTGACTCCGCGCATCGTTGGTGACAAAATCGGTTTGCATCCAGTGGCGGTCATTTTCTCGGTGATGGCTGGCGGGCAGTTGTTCGGTTTCGTTGGTATGTTGCTGGCGTTGCCTGTCTCTGCTGTGGTTAATGTGTTGTTACGTTACGCGCACGAGCGTTATATCCAAGGTGAGTTTTATAGAGGTGAGTGTTTGGGGGGCGTGTTGGATCAGCATAAACGCGATGAAAACCGTGATGGTGGGAAGGGTTCGGTGTGA
- a CDS encoding DUF2066 domain-containing protein, whose amino-acid sequence MRHSLFLLIALCTAVPVVPALAQRTLHTEGDVAKDQGIYETQVLVNSQSDVDRKAGIARALSIVLGKLTGNRNEKLRPEVSQALRDAAALVDSYDYRQAQATSPGGAPISRTMLMVRFRPDEVDALAGALGLSIWPQPRPKPVLWLAIDDGSGPRLVGVQQSNAVRSVLNRAIERGYSLGLPAGLTEEQALVAAIWRRDVNAVVAASVRYAPPMQLVGKLYRSGSGWAADWIFVDGGERVASWSSSNGDALRVMADGADGAADALVKHYAKVPLTGTPGVYRVGINGIHSADDYLRVSAALQRVPVVRSILPVKASAERLEVYLDLMTGITGLNRMLGGDNPLQPVAAPLLEPRQMEGEPVEYLLK is encoded by the coding sequence ATGCGCCACAGTCTTTTCCTGTTGATTGCTTTGTGTACCGCGGTGCCAGTCGTTCCGGCTTTGGCCCAACGTACTCTGCATACCGAGGGCGATGTGGCCAAGGATCAAGGTATTTACGAGACCCAGGTGCTGGTGAATAGTCAGAGTGATGTTGACCGGAAAGCTGGCATAGCGCGGGCGCTGTCGATTGTTCTTGGCAAACTCACCGGTAATCGCAACGAGAAGTTACGCCCCGAGGTGTCCCAAGCATTGCGCGATGCGGCTGCTTTGGTCGACAGCTATGACTATCGTCAAGCTCAGGCAACTTCGCCCGGTGGAGCGCCGATTTCACGTACCATGCTGATGGTGCGCTTTCGTCCGGATGAAGTCGATGCCTTGGCGGGCGCACTGGGATTGTCAATATGGCCGCAACCTAGGCCCAAGCCAGTGCTGTGGCTGGCGATTGATGACGGCAGTGGTCCGCGTTTAGTTGGGGTACAGCAGTCCAATGCGGTGCGCAGTGTGCTCAATCGTGCAATTGAGCGTGGCTATAGCTTAGGTTTGCCAGCTGGCCTGACGGAAGAGCAAGCGTTGGTTGCTGCCATTTGGCGGCGCGATGTCAATGCGGTAGTGGCTGCTTCAGTTCGCTATGCACCTCCGATGCAGTTGGTTGGCAAATTGTACCGTTCAGGGAGTGGTTGGGCTGCAGACTGGATTTTTGTGGATGGTGGTGAGCGAGTGGCGAGTTGGTCCAGCAGCAATGGGGATGCTCTGCGTGTGATGGCGGATGGCGCTGACGGTGCTGCTGACGCTTTGGTCAAGCACTATGCCAAGGTGCCGCTGACGGGTACACCCGGAGTCTACCGGGTCGGAATTAACGGCATCCATAGTGCCGACGATTACTTGCGCGTGTCTGCTGCATTGCAGAGAGTTCCTGTGGTACGAAGCATCCTCCCGGTGAAGGCAAGTGCTGAACGTCTAGAGGTGTATCTGGATTTGATGACAGGTATCACCGGCCTAAATCGGATGCTTGGCGGCGATAATCCGTTGCAACCGGTTGCTGCGCCGCTGCTGGAGCCGCGACAGATGGAAGGCGAGCCTGTGGAGTATCTTCTGAAATGA
- the purM gene encoding phosphoribosylformylglycinamidine cyclo-ligase — translation MTYRDAGVDIDAGHALVERIKPLVKRSFRPEVMSGLGGFGALFNLAGKYKEPVLVSGTDGVGTKLKLAQQLNRHNTIGIDLVAMCVNDVLVQGAEPLFFLDYFATSKLDIDTATAVIGGIALGCEQSGCALIGGETAEMPDMYLPGEYDLAGFCVAAVEKSQLLDGSQVREGDVLIGIASSGPHSNGYSLIRRIYERAGSPDDLDIGGTRLIDALMAPTTLYVKPVLALLQTRSEAIHAMAHITGGGLTENIIRVIPPSLGLDLDTSAWPQPPVFQWLQHEGTVTDTEMWRTFNCGIGFVLVTAANQVSSLRQALDHQGLAHWRIGQVITHAGNERVRIS, via the coding sequence CTGACCTATCGCGATGCTGGGGTCGACATCGACGCTGGTCATGCACTCGTCGAACGGATCAAGCCGTTGGTTAAACGCAGCTTCCGACCCGAGGTCATGAGTGGACTGGGTGGTTTCGGTGCATTGTTCAACCTGGCCGGCAAATATAAGGAGCCTGTGTTGGTCTCCGGCACGGACGGTGTCGGCACCAAACTGAAATTGGCACAGCAATTGAACCGACACAATACTATCGGAATTGATTTGGTGGCGATGTGTGTTAACGACGTACTGGTACAGGGCGCTGAGCCGTTGTTCTTCCTGGACTACTTTGCGACCAGCAAGCTGGATATAGACACCGCTACAGCAGTGATCGGCGGTATCGCACTTGGCTGCGAGCAATCCGGCTGCGCACTGATCGGCGGCGAAACCGCCGAAATGCCAGATATGTATCTACCCGGTGAATACGATCTGGCGGGTTTCTGTGTCGCTGCTGTCGAGAAGTCGCAACTGCTGGATGGCAGCCAAGTACGCGAAGGGGATGTACTCATTGGTATCGCTTCCTCAGGGCCGCACTCAAATGGCTACTCATTAATACGTCGCATCTATGAGCGCGCCGGATCACCTGATGATCTGGATATCGGAGGAACTCGCCTGATCGACGCATTAATGGCGCCCACCACGCTGTACGTCAAACCGGTACTGGCACTCCTGCAAACACGAAGTGAGGCGATCCACGCAATGGCCCACATCACCGGAGGTGGACTGACCGAGAACATCATCCGCGTCATCCCTCCCAGCCTGGGCTTGGACCTCGACACCAGCGCTTGGCCACAGCCGCCAGTGTTCCAGTGGCTGCAGCACGAAGGCACCGTAACCGATACGGAGATGTGGCGCACTTTCAACTGCGGTATCGGCTTCGTACTAGTAACCGCAGCCAACCAGGTCTCCTCCCTGCGACAGGCACTGGACCACCAAGGCTTGGCACATTGGCGAATAGGCCAGGTAATCACTCATGCCGGCAATGAGCGTGTACGCATCAGCTGA
- the purN gene encoding phosphoribosylglycinamide formyltransferase, producing the protein MRPSSPPLRLAVLGSGRGSNLQAILDAIATGRLHAEVVGVFSNRPDAPALTKVSPSQRWSADPRDYPDRTTFDATLSAAIATATPDWVVCAGYMRILSATFIERFPNRILNIHPSLLPKYRGLHTHARALAAGEAEHGASVHLVVPELDAGTVLAQAVVPILTNDTAETLAERVLVHEHLLLVATLELLANSRLTITGPTPQLDTQYLFTPLRLDSQGYLTH; encoded by the coding sequence TTGAGACCATCCTCCCCTCCGTTACGCCTCGCCGTCCTGGGTTCAGGACGTGGCAGTAATCTGCAGGCCATACTTGATGCCATCGCTACCGGCCGGCTGCATGCCGAGGTGGTTGGAGTATTTTCCAATCGTCCCGACGCACCGGCACTCACCAAAGTGTCACCCTCACAACGCTGGAGTGCTGATCCACGCGACTACCCTGATCGCACTACCTTCGACGCGACGCTAAGCGCGGCGATCGCCACCGCAACACCGGACTGGGTGGTGTGCGCCGGCTACATGCGCATCCTCAGCGCAACATTTATAGAACGCTTCCCCAACCGAATCCTTAACATCCATCCCTCACTGTTACCCAAATACCGAGGCTTACACACTCATGCACGCGCACTGGCAGCAGGCGAGGCTGAACACGGTGCCAGCGTCCATCTTGTTGTACCAGAACTAGACGCTGGAACAGTACTGGCCCAGGCGGTAGTGCCCATCCTTACCAACGACACAGCGGAAACGCTAGCCGAGCGCGTACTGGTACACGAGCACCTACTGCTCGTCGCCACCTTAGAGCTGCTTGCAAACAGTCGCTTGACGATCACCGGACCAACACCACAATTGGACACTCAGTACCTGTTTACGCCACTGCGCCTAGATTCACAGGGATATCTCACCCATTGA
- a CDS encoding DUF3108 domain-containing protein: protein MNRLLSSVPLSLATLLIAVTPVITQSAPNRSVPLVKDMPTPTATLPQESTSPTTSPTPVTLPAAEWNAPPLLPFVATYRAFYHGEEAGDATMQVSHSNNNQWQVKLIIRGRRGFASVLGLNIEQSTMFEIHNSVYVPLTQSTVKKALLFGKKVNGIYDWNAGTAQWTGDLKKEQHQPIQLLPGDQSILLLNLSLIRDAMPNRTLSYRCIDIGKIRHYDYRTANTTEPLQVGDLSYDALRIHQINSGKNQTILWIANGVPTPIRILQRKNGEDEIDLRLIDYQGA from the coding sequence ATGAATCGCCTCCTGTCGTCAGTGCCCCTGTCCCTGGCCACACTACTAATCGCCGTCACACCGGTCATAACGCAATCGGCACCGAATAGATCAGTACCACTGGTCAAAGACATGCCGACACCAACCGCTACGCTGCCCCAAGAATCCACATCCCCCACCACCTCACCCACGCCGGTAACATTGCCTGCCGCTGAATGGAACGCACCGCCACTGCTGCCATTCGTAGCGACCTATCGGGCCTTCTACCATGGTGAGGAAGCCGGCGACGCAACCATGCAGGTCAGCCACAGCAACAACAACCAGTGGCAGGTGAAGCTGATAATACGTGGGCGACGCGGCTTCGCCAGCGTGCTTGGTTTGAACATCGAGCAGAGCACAATGTTCGAGATTCACAATAGTGTCTACGTGCCCCTCACCCAAAGCACGGTGAAAAAGGCATTGTTATTCGGCAAAAAAGTTAACGGGATCTACGACTGGAATGCCGGCACAGCTCAGTGGACTGGCGACTTGAAGAAAGAACAGCACCAACCGATCCAACTTCTACCTGGCGACCAAAGCATACTGCTACTGAACCTATCGTTGATACGCGACGCCATGCCCAACCGCACGCTTAGCTACCGCTGTATCGACATCGGCAAAATACGACACTATGACTACCGTACCGCCAACACCACTGAACCATTGCAAGTCGGTGACCTAAGTTACGATGCACTGCGCATCCATCAGATTAACAGTGGCAAGAACCAGACCATCCTGTGGATCGCCAACGGCGTACCGACCCCAATACGCATCCTGCAACGCAAAAATGGCGAGGACGAGATTGACTTGCGCCTCATCGATTACCAAGGAGCTTGA
- a CDS encoding DUF3108 domain-containing protein, which produces MTMSRILCTLATVSLALTSLPGLAMQPFNLEYQAKYMGMQANSTMILTMIGTNQWRYTLHIQNQLVDLTQSTVFDENNSQLRPLSNDDVSTLVVKKRKIQAQYDWDNLQATWSGDIKPDRRGPVMLKEGDMDGLLINLAIVRDVQAGKQLLSYRMVDAGKIKPMTYTVVGKENMTVNGQTQQATKVSRTDGNNEISAWIVPGLPIPARLLQKENGQNALELIIKSLD; this is translated from the coding sequence ATGACAATGTCCCGGATCCTATGCACCCTCGCCACTGTCAGTCTGGCCCTGACCAGCTTGCCAGGACTGGCAATGCAACCATTCAACCTCGAATACCAAGCCAAGTACATGGGCATGCAGGCCAACAGCACAATGATCCTGACGATGATCGGCACTAACCAGTGGCGCTATACCCTGCACATCCAGAATCAACTGGTCGACTTGACCCAGAGCACCGTATTCGATGAAAACAATAGCCAATTGCGCCCACTCAGCAATGATGATGTTTCGACGCTAGTCGTCAAAAAGCGCAAGATACAAGCACAGTACGACTGGGATAACCTCCAAGCAACGTGGAGCGGCGATATCAAACCGGACCGACGCGGCCCAGTGATGCTCAAGGAAGGCGATATGGACGGACTCCTGATCAACCTAGCAATCGTGCGCGATGTACAGGCCGGTAAACAACTGTTGAGCTACCGCATGGTTGATGCGGGAAAAATCAAGCCAATGACCTACACTGTAGTCGGCAAAGAAAACATGACCGTTAACGGTCAGACGCAGCAAGCAACCAAGGTCTCCCGCACTGACGGCAATAATGAAATCAGCGCCTGGATTGTCCCCGGTCTCCCGATACCAGCACGCTTACTGCAAAAAGAGAACGGCCAGAACGCATTAGAACTAATCATCAAATCACTGGATTGA
- the tmk gene encoding dTMP kinase: protein MHDQIIPGGMLVAIEGIDGAGKTTLAQTLAVTLRRAGFETVISKEPTNGPWGTLLRQSASTGRFSPEHEVDLLLRDRRQHVEDLIIPVLARGSVVILDRYFPSMVAYQGAAGLPVDALLEANAFAPRPHLLLLLDVPPAIGLQRIWERGNTPNHFETMENLARCRDIFLALELPAKRVIDATSNAQTVLCTALAWVTEVLRARLGTSGAVVLERVAGWGV, encoded by the coding sequence ATGCATGATCAGATTATTCCAGGTGGAATGCTCGTCGCCATTGAGGGGATCGATGGTGCTGGGAAGACCACCTTAGCCCAGACCTTAGCGGTGACGTTGCGGCGTGCCGGGTTCGAAACGGTGATCAGTAAGGAGCCGACCAACGGCCCATGGGGCACTCTGTTGCGACAGTCGGCTTCTACCGGGCGTTTTTCCCCGGAGCATGAGGTCGATTTGTTGTTGCGCGACCGCCGCCAGCATGTCGAAGACCTCATTATTCCTGTTCTCGCCCGTGGTTCGGTCGTGATCTTGGACCGCTATTTCCCGTCGATGGTGGCTTACCAGGGAGCAGCCGGGTTGCCAGTGGATGCTTTACTTGAGGCCAATGCGTTTGCTCCACGTCCGCACCTTCTGTTGCTGCTTGATGTACCGCCAGCGATCGGTTTACAGCGTATCTGGGAACGTGGCAACACGCCAAATCACTTCGAAACCATGGAAAATCTGGCACGTTGTCGTGACATTTTCCTAGCACTGGAATTGCCAGCTAAACGAGTGATCGATGCGACGTCCAATGCCCAAACGGTCTTGTGCACTGCACTGGCATGGGTGACGGAGGTGTTGCGCGCGCGTCTTGGTACATCCGGTGCGGTGGTGTTGGAGCGTGTTGCGGGCTGGGGGGTGTGA
- a CDS encoding M13 family metallopeptidase, producing the protein MPHTYRWLPLCLSVAVTLASCNRDTQAPAPVPTPKPTPKTKNTDLDLTTLPPVARFVTSDLDHTGNPCNDLHTYVNGNWLKANPVPSDRTSWGAFEMLDERSNAIQHQLVERAAADPKSSGIEKILSDLWNTGMDEAKIEAQGIDPLKAELAAIDAITDRNNLVNYLRSTAAKGRGELFAFSASPDFRDSTRNIAYVSQSGLGLPDPEYYTKPANKNKLQAYQAHIAKVLELSGTAATDAAKQAEQVIAFETRLAKVSKTSEQLARDTALQYNPVTPAQADKLTPHWSWSETFKTQGVPLPEMFSLAIPAFHKEVDRMLTDTDPAIWRAYLRFHTVDSASPYLSRPFVDEHFAFWNNTMRGQKEIKPRWKRVLNTINGQTGEALGQLYVKAAFPAESKVKMEALVDHLRTALKARIEKLDWMSPATKSKALKKWESFTAKIGYPDKWRSWDGLQTNRDSYLGNVLSAQQFNYAWNLSKIGKPVDKTEWDMPPQMVNAYYNPQQNEIVFPAAILQPPFFDPDAPPESNYGGIGAVIGHEMTHGYDDQGSRFGPTGNFEQWWTKTDAKAFSTRTAKLVTQFNGYRTEDGSQVNGSLTLGENIADLGGINTAYDAMKTATAGQADPKTDGITRDQRFFYNWATVWRSQQTPEEQAMRLKTDPHAPSRFRAIGAPSNMPSFAEAFSCKPSDAMVRRGDQQVVIW; encoded by the coding sequence ATGCCACATACATATCGATGGTTACCTCTATGCCTCTCTGTCGCTGTCACCCTTGCAAGTTGCAACCGTGACACACAAGCGCCGGCGCCCGTCCCCACACCAAAACCAACGCCCAAGACAAAGAACACCGACCTAGATCTCACCACACTACCGCCCGTCGCACGTTTCGTCACGTCGGATCTGGATCATACCGGTAACCCATGTAATGACCTGCACACCTATGTCAATGGCAACTGGCTGAAAGCCAATCCTGTACCGAGCGACCGCACCAGCTGGGGCGCATTCGAAATGCTGGACGAACGTTCCAATGCAATCCAGCACCAACTGGTCGAACGCGCCGCCGCCGACCCCAAGAGTAGCGGCATCGAGAAAATCCTCAGCGACCTATGGAACACGGGCATGGACGAAGCCAAGATCGAAGCCCAAGGGATAGACCCGCTGAAGGCGGAGCTGGCTGCAATCGACGCCATCACCGACCGGAACAACTTGGTGAACTACCTACGCAGCACAGCGGCCAAGGGCAGAGGTGAACTATTCGCGTTCAGTGCCTCCCCCGACTTCCGCGACTCCACCCGCAACATCGCCTACGTCAGCCAGAGCGGGCTAGGCCTGCCTGATCCGGAGTACTACACCAAACCGGCCAACAAAAACAAACTCCAAGCCTACCAAGCGCATATCGCCAAGGTATTGGAATTATCCGGAACAGCCGCCACTGATGCCGCCAAGCAAGCCGAGCAGGTGATCGCGTTTGAAACTCGCCTGGCCAAGGTCTCCAAAACCAGCGAACAACTCGCACGTGACACAGCCCTGCAATACAACCCGGTCACCCCAGCCCAGGCAGACAAATTGACCCCACACTGGTCATGGAGTGAAACGTTCAAGACCCAAGGCGTGCCGCTGCCAGAAATGTTCTCCCTCGCAATTCCAGCCTTCCACAAGGAAGTGGATCGGATGCTGACTGATACCGACCCCGCAATATGGCGCGCCTACCTGCGCTTCCACACCGTCGACAGTGCCTCACCGTACCTGAGCCGGCCATTCGTGGACGAACACTTCGCGTTCTGGAACAACACCATGCGTGGGCAGAAGGAAATCAAACCACGCTGGAAGCGAGTGTTGAACACAATCAATGGCCAAACTGGTGAAGCACTAGGGCAGCTTTATGTCAAAGCTGCCTTCCCGGCTGAATCCAAAGTTAAGATGGAAGCACTGGTTGACCATTTGCGTACCGCGCTTAAGGCACGCATCGAAAAACTGGACTGGATGAGCCCGGCCACTAAATCCAAAGCATTGAAAAAGTGGGAAAGCTTCACAGCCAAGATCGGCTATCCAGACAAATGGCGCTCCTGGGATGGCCTGCAAACCAACCGCGACAGTTACCTGGGCAACGTACTGAGTGCACAGCAATTCAACTACGCATGGAACCTCTCTAAGATCGGCAAACCTGTGGACAAGACCGAATGGGACATGCCGCCACAAATGGTGAATGCCTACTACAACCCGCAGCAGAACGAAATCGTGTTTCCAGCCGCTATCCTGCAACCGCCGTTCTTCGATCCGGATGCACCACCGGAAAGCAACTACGGCGGCATCGGTGCAGTGATCGGCCATGAAATGACCCATGGCTACGATGACCAAGGCAGTCGCTTTGGACCAACAGGCAACTTCGAGCAATGGTGGACCAAGACCGATGCCAAAGCCTTCTCAACACGTACCGCGAAGTTGGTGACCCAGTTCAACGGCTACCGTACTGAGGATGGAAGCCAAGTCAACGGCTCACTGACCTTGGGCGAGAACATTGCCGACTTGGGTGGAATAAACACAGCCTACGACGCTATGAAGACCGCTACTGCTGGACAAGCGGACCCGAAAACCGACGGAATTACCCGTGACCAACGTTTCTTCTATAACTGGGCAACAGTGTGGCGCAGCCAACAAACCCCAGAAGAACAGGCAATGCGACTGAAAACCGATCCACATGCCCCGTCACGTTTCCGTGCGATCGGTGCGCCATCGAATATGCCAAGCTTCGCCGAAGCATTCAGCTGCAAACCAAGCGACGCGATGGTTCGCCGTGGTGATCAGCAAGTCGTCATCTGGTGA
- the fabA gene encoding 3-hydroxyacyl-[acyl-carrier-protein] dehydratase FabA: MSRQHAYSRDELLATARGELFSHSNARLPNDPMLMFDRITEIYADGGAHGKGLVNAELDIRPDLWFFGCHFLSDPVMPGCLGLDAMWQLTGFFLTWSGATPGYGRALGCGEVKFTGQVLPKAKLVRYEVEITKIINRTLVIGQSNARMLVDGREIYVAKDLRVGMFNSTESF, translated from the coding sequence ATGTCCCGGCAACATGCGTATTCACGCGACGAACTGCTGGCAACCGCCCGTGGCGAACTTTTCAGCCACAGCAACGCCCGCCTGCCGAATGATCCGATGCTGATGTTTGACCGGATCACCGAAATTTATGCCGACGGCGGTGCCCACGGCAAAGGTCTAGTCAATGCGGAACTTGATATTCGACCAGACCTGTGGTTCTTCGGCTGTCATTTCCTTAGTGACCCAGTCATGCCGGGCTGCCTCGGTCTGGACGCGATGTGGCAACTGACTGGTTTTTTTCTAACATGGAGTGGTGCAACCCCAGGATACGGCCGTGCATTGGGCTGTGGCGAAGTTAAGTTCACAGGTCAAGTGCTGCCAAAAGCAAAGTTGGTACGTTACGAAGTGGAGATCACCAAGATTATCAACCGCACACTGGTCATTGGTCAGTCCAACGCCCGGATGTTGGTAGATGGCCGTGAAATCTATGTTGCCAAAGACCTCCGCGTGGGTATGTTTAACAGCACAGAGTCTTTTTAA
- the ttcA gene encoding tRNA 2-thiocytidine(32) synthetase TtcA has translation MNAVLPLPSHLNVPMGPTPDKEHREQCKLAKRLRRQVGQAIANFGMIEANDKVMVCLSGGKDSYTLLDILLRLRAKAPVPFELTAVNLDQKQPGFPKHVLPEYLTSIGVPYHIIEQDTYSVVTRVVPEGKTLCALCSRMRRGALYAYAEAQGFTKIALGHHRDDMVATFFMNLFHHAKLSGMPPKLRSDNGKHVVIRPLAYVTEADIVAYANTRRFPIIPCNLCGNQENLQRKQVGLMLKTWEKEHPGRTEQIARALGNICPSQLADRSLFDFMSLGRHSNDMLPDAHAWLASDLIGDTAS, from the coding sequence ATGAATGCCGTCTTACCTTTGCCATCTCACCTCAACGTCCCCATGGGGCCTACTCCAGACAAGGAGCACCGTGAGCAATGCAAGCTTGCCAAGCGCCTGCGCCGTCAAGTGGGCCAAGCCATCGCTAACTTTGGCATGATTGAAGCCAACGACAAGGTTATGGTTTGCTTGTCGGGCGGCAAAGACAGCTACACCTTGCTGGACATTCTGTTACGGCTGCGCGCAAAGGCACCGGTGCCGTTCGAGCTGACCGCCGTCAATTTGGATCAAAAGCAACCCGGCTTTCCCAAACACGTGCTGCCAGAGTACTTGACCAGTATCGGCGTGCCATACCACATCATTGAGCAAGACACCTATTCGGTAGTCACCCGTGTCGTCCCCGAAGGTAAAACCCTATGCGCGCTCTGCTCGCGGATGCGCCGCGGAGCACTGTACGCCTATGCCGAGGCACAAGGCTTCACCAAGATCGCGCTGGGCCACCATCGCGATGATATGGTCGCGACGTTCTTTATGAATCTGTTTCACCACGCCAAACTATCAGGGATGCCACCGAAGCTGCGCAGCGACAATGGCAAACATGTGGTGATTCGCCCACTGGCCTACGTCACCGAAGCCGACATCGTTGCTTACGCCAATACACGCCGCTTCCCCATCATTCCTTGCAATTTATGTGGCAACCAAGAAAACCTGCAACGCAAGCAGGTGGGGCTGATGCTCAAAACGTGGGAGAAGGAACACCCAGGCCGAACCGAACAGATCGCACGTGCATTGGGCAACATTTGCCCCTCACAATTAGCCGACCGTTCGCTGTTCGACTTCATGTCATTGGGTCGACACAGCAACGACATGTTGCCTGACGCACACGCCTGGCTGGCAAGCGACCTGATCGGCGATACGGCCTCATAA
- a CDS encoding recombination-associated protein RdgC: protein MFFRNLTLFRFPTSLDFSHIDTVLPNARLRPVGPLEMTSRGFISPFGREEQEVLNQRQGDFLWLTVGSEDKILPASVVNDLLARKCAEIEEKKGQPPGGRERKRMKDDLIHELLPRAFIKNSRIDTMLDLRHGYVAVDTASRKTAETVISEIRGLLGSFPALPLNAEISIRSMLTSWIAGEPLPEHLNLGDECEMKDSTEGGAVIKCQHQELRCDEIDKHLEVGKQASKLALILDDHVSFVLGDDLVIRKLKFLDGMLDQLEHSEADGIRAELDARFALMSAEVRRLFLLLETSLKLSKAEI from the coding sequence ATGTTCTTTCGCAATCTGACGTTGTTTCGCTTCCCAACTTCGCTGGATTTCTCACACATCGATACCGTGTTGCCCAACGCACGGTTGCGTCCGGTCGGCCCTTTGGAGATGACATCGCGTGGGTTTATCTCACCCTTTGGGCGTGAAGAGCAGGAGGTACTCAACCAACGCCAGGGCGACTTCCTGTGGCTGACCGTCGGTAGTGAGGACAAGATCCTGCCTGCTTCGGTCGTCAACGACCTGCTAGCTCGCAAATGCGCCGAGATTGAGGAAAAGAAAGGTCAACCTCCAGGCGGGCGTGAGCGCAAGCGGATGAAAGACGATCTGATCCACGAACTGCTGCCTCGTGCCTTCATCAAAAACTCCCGCATCGATACGATGCTGGATCTGCGTCACGGCTACGTCGCCGTAGACACCGCAAGCCGTAAAACCGCTGAAACTGTCATCAGCGAGATCCGTGGCTTGCTCGGCAGCTTTCCGGCGCTGCCGCTCAACGCCGAAATCTCAATACGCTCAATGCTGACGAGCTGGATTGCTGGCGAGCCACTGCCCGAACACCTGAACCTGGGTGATGAGTGCGAAATGAAGGATTCCACTGAAGGCGGCGCGGTGATCAAGTGCCAGCACCAAGAGCTGCGCTGCGACGAGATCGACAAACACTTAGAAGTTGGCAAACAGGCGAGCAAGCTGGCACTCATCCTCGACGACCACGTCTCATTTGTACTCGGTGACGACCTCGTGATCCGCAAACTCAAATTCCTCGACGGCATGTTGGACCAGCTTGAACACAGCGAAGCCGACGGGATACGTGCTGAATTGGATGCGCGCTTCGCGTTGATGAGTGCTGAAGTACGACGTCTCTTTCTCTTGTTAGAAACTTCGCTGAAGTTGAGCAAAGCAGAAATCTAA